Proteins encoded by one window of Rhodobacteraceae bacterium IMCC1335:
- a CDS encoding flavin reductase, giving the protein MVNAVQPLGASDTPFDSGAFRSALGRFATGITIITCSHDGQPMGITANSFASVSLDPPLVLWSPAKASRRHLAFSQATHFAIHILEAGQEALCHSFARPGDGFKNLEWQTGAQNVPLFPGCLARFECSLYAQHDAGDHTIIIGHVDRFEKNEGTPLVFSQGAYLKTHA; this is encoded by the coding sequence ATGGTCAACGCGGTTCAGCCTCTAGGGGCATCCGACACGCCGTTTGACAGCGGCGCGTTTCGCTCGGCTTTGGGGCGCTTTGCAACGGGTATCACGATCATTACATGCTCGCATGACGGGCAGCCTATGGGCATCACGGCCAACAGCTTTGCCAGCGTGTCGCTGGATCCGCCCCTGGTCCTTTGGTCGCCGGCAAAAGCCTCGCGCCGTCACCTCGCCTTCAGCCAAGCAACCCATTTTGCAATTCATATCTTGGAAGCGGGTCAGGAAGCACTTTGCCATAGCTTTGCCCGACCGGGGGACGGCTTTAAAAACCTTGAGTGGCAAACAGGCGCACAAAATGTGCCTTTGTTTCCCGGCTGTTTGGCCCGTTTTGAATGCAGTTTATACGCACAACACGACGCAGGCGACCATACGATCATTATCGGACATGTGGACCGTTTTGAAAAAAACGAGGGCACGCCGCTCGTGTTCAGCCAAGGCGCGTATCTGAAAACCCACGCATGA